TCTCCTACTAGTGATCTTGATATAATCCTCTGCATAACCTTGATTGTTAGCTTCCTAATCTTGTATTTATGTTTACATCTTTGTAGGTtagaattaatattatatattttaatcaatTTAACCTTGTTGTTTCTCAGATAAGTTTGTGTTAGGTGGTGAATTGAACCTTCATAGTGGGATAACTTCTTGTATGGTGTTATTTCCGTCTTGGGTACCAAATAAGCTGAAAAGGCTGCTTTTCTTTACAGGAgggtatgtatatgaatatattttAATGGTTATGCTTAAATGTTTTGCCCTACTACTTTTAACTACTACACTAGAGGATATAATATGTTACGTTTGTTCTTGCCTGGCAGTCCTATAAATATGAATATTCAAGAAGTGGTGCACTTTGGGAAGAGGCTAAAACGAGAACGTGTAGCTGTCGATGTTTTTAACTTCTATGTACAAAAGGAAGGGTGCGAGGATTCGAAGAGGAAGCTTAATGCATTTGTTGctgctgttaataataataacaacagccACATCCAACACTTTCAAGCTGAGCCTTGTACACGTTTTAGCTACATCTTATCAAGGTTTTAATCTGTATATATTTTGCTTgcttgtgtgtgtgtgtttatttttaaattttatttattattactagttttaATTTGTGAACATTTTATCTTTGTACTGATAGCACTCCAGAAATCTTCCCTCTTGCTTCAAGGGAAGAAGGGGAGATACCTGGTATCAAAGAATGGAAGGGGAAGAGTCGAATTATTGCTGCTGCGCGTGCTAGAATTTTTGAAGCACGGGAACGTGCTAATTCTAAACCCCTGGAAAACGTGTCAAACAGTAAACCCCTGGAAAACGTGTCAAACAGATTTAAATTATTATCACTAAATAATGAAAAGGTGAAGTTGGGAAAGGGGAAGATGTTTGATGTTTGATCCATGTCCTCCGCTGCTGAATTGTATTGTTGATGTTTGATCCTTTTAAGTTGtatcatcaataataataacattacttcttTGTTTCATATGGTTTGAAGAGAGCAAGTCCTCATCACTAACAAACAAATTGTTcttcgtaattttttttttttaattatatactCCACAACTATACATTACATTTTCTATTATAAAAAATCACACCCGTGAACATGTGGATTATTATGAATAATCAAAACTTGCATGACTTACCACTAGTTAGTAACTGTGATATTTGCATCGAAACTAAAACAATGAAACAAATTCTTTAGATAACAGCAAGATCagttggtgttggtgttggtgttggtgttggtgtAGAGGTGTTTCTTTCATGCATTTATAATTATGTGCCACTCAAGTATGCGTTGCGAGTATTTAATATTCAAGAATTTGAGTAATACGGAGTATAAGTATTTAACGCACCAAGTACTTTCAGTTAATGAACTACACCAAGTACTCCCAGTTAATGAACTAATTACTTATTGATTCATTTAGTCTTAGATTAGGGGATAGAGACAGTGTTGAGGTTATATACAATGTGAACTACAATCAATGAAGATTTGAAGGTTCAATATTACAAGGTGGATGAATGTGAACAATGTTAAAATGTAAAAAATGCGCACCAAGTACTCCCAGTTAATGAACTAATTACTTATGTATCACACCAAGTACTCCCAGTTGATGAACTAATTTAACGCATCAAAATTAATTACTTATTTAACGCATCAAGTACTCCCAGTTAATGAACTAATTACTTATTTAACACATCAAGTACTCCCAGTTAAtgtcaataataatatcaatatcaattagtaATAACCATAATTCATTAGGCGTTAAGTTAATGATCATTCTTCCCTAAAATATAAATCCACACAATTCCCCAAATATTAACGAACATATCATTAGTAATTAATTTTTGTCACATCCGCTACTGCTACGGCGAGGTTCACGTCGGACCACATGTCCGGAGGATTTGCAAAAAGGTACCATCCATTGGTTAATGTTTTACGAAGGGCCGTAAATTACAATCCTATGGCCGTAAATTACGGCATCAGGCTGAATTTTAAGGATTTTTGACTTAGAGGCCAAGATACTTGTTCTCTATATAAATGAGACCCCTAATTCCGAATTTAATGATCCCATAACTCAGCTTTTGAGCTACAAACATGAACCCTAATATCAAAACACTCATCTTTTCAAGGATCAAAGGCGCATTCATCATGGTTCATCAAAGATTCATCATATTCATCTTCATGAGCATGCGAGGCTAATTCTCTTTTCTTTATTCTTTCCAATGAAATTTTAGTGTATTATTTGTTCATTCAAGTACGTGTGTGGTTTATGATTTTATAAGGATTGTGTGTTTtgagttataattttataaaccgtTCAAGTTATTGTTTAACGCATGTTTGTTGATTTTGATTATTGATAGAcgtattgtgatgacccagaaaattctggccaaatttaaacttaatcttgtatgattaacgtttccgacatgataaacaaagtctatgaagttaaatctcaaaattttgaactgttcaattaaccttcgattgttctcaaagaaacgcgaacaattatatatagatacatatactataacttgaaaacgtaacaaagtgttgaggatatgatactgtgcattaaacttattggtttgattatctgattgatatatttaactacagagttaaaagattatgccaaatgattcaagtaaaagatatttactgagtctcttaagaattatgatattattacgtgtctctgttgagaggtccacgttgatttgagaaatcattcatttttaacgatattcggaataaatggtgaattatttgtttaaataacgtaatttggacacatacaataataaggaatattaactgataagaattaattatatgaataacttgcgatacgtattttaaaacgtgtttataaatattgagaatagatattaacttggttatgaaacgtttgataaatactattatattaataaataacgggacaatgatttatagaagtaaatgaccaaaatactcgaaagtttaagatatactttgggtggtataatttagggataatttaaggctatattttgacaaaggtacgtgtcccagaatgtaaattacaagttttctcagcgtacgaagggacactcgaaaaaccggaaccgggacataagtcgcgtaacaacgtacgacttatcggaacaaaattacaagttaactatgcatgtgaatttaatataatatataattaattatataaattaaatatattatatatattattaataattatgtcgacaaacaaaaatacaaaaaaaaatgtgagctggattttggggccatgcgatcgcatgaaaaataggcataaaacccatgcgatcgcatggggtcagatttcaggaaaagtttataaattgaattcgttttgcttcgagacacacacacaccaatccatctatctccctctgtaatatatattattattattattattattattattattattattattattattattattattattattattattattattattattaattaattaatattataattaattttaatactattagtagtattattattaattagtattatacataaaatactacgacgaggtcatgagcgtgtcacttcaaaacaagtttttcgagcgggataaagctaaggaaactatgggttatagctatggaggttaggggtaatattcgtgggtaatattcacaagtcaaacctagtgtttatcatctccgttacgtctacgtacttttctgaaatattgaatcacaataataatacgtaagcatttatattttatattttataaattaatagtgtatacatactagtgctcgagtgtatatatttatacatgcttgtatgctaaatttcatcgttaaacagtttataatcaatcacaaattaaatacatatgttactggtaaaaggtatatgatatacatgtttttggaaagctggtgaaaaatcaataacttttcatttagatatcgaaaagcttcgatgaacgaattaaaagatatggtcaactgaattataattgacgttaattgaaattgcctttaaatctgcaattaatatttaaacaacttgtttgtaagattgataaattggatttttgaatattaccaaccgagtaaatgaatcattaaataaggtacgtctcgttttgttaaactattgtcaaaattgacatttgaaacgactttggataacttttgtatgtcgatctcgagcattaggattgtgatacactatgacctgacctagcttgatagacatttattgaccaacatatattctctaggttgagatctacggttatttgatactccgagtttcgatcacattttggtgaacaactttatgtgctgctaaggtgagtttcatttgctccctttttaattgcttttgcaatatatatttttcgactgagaatacatgcactttattttaaacgcaatggatacaagtacatactaaattctacactgagtttgaaccgaaaatcctttagctttggtgactagtaactgccagttataagaactggtgggcgcgagtagttatatatggatccatagggcttgacatccccgtctgttccaggtatagaaaccctagcctgaactataaaacagacgtatgctatttgagtttagtacacgttggtttgcgtgtattgtacatgttagttgcatgtatgttaaaacaggggtacttattatagacgttaaagcttagttaccagggtgctcaatcttgtagaatcttttgataaatgtttcaggtgaaacaactaaaatcttgtgatccacctttatatacagcgtatacgaaacattaaaactatgaactcaccaacctttgtgttgacacttgttagcatgtttattctcaggttccctagaagtcttccgctgtttgcttatatgttagacaagctatgtgcatggagtcatacatgctttattcaagaaaacgttgcattcacaaattcatcaccatcaccatctatcttattttgactgcattgtcaacggaagtattattgtaaatcattatattacggtgattgtctatatgtagaaatcatcagatgtcgaaaacctttgattaaatattcatttatggtgtgccttttcaaaagaatgcaatgtttacaaaacgtattatatagaggtcaaatacctcgcaatgaaatcgatgaatgacgtgttcgtccatatggatttggagcgatcatcacagttggtatcagagcgttggtcctagcgaaccaggtcttgcatgagtgtgtctaactgatagtggttaggatacattagtaagtctgaactttgaccgtgtctgcatgttaaaagttttgcttatcatttcttgtcgaaaattacatgtttatcatcttaagtctaaacgcgacttattgcattaattgcatagatagtgtatagacaaaattcatatcttagtgtatatgttactgtaaacttttcctgacatcttccgaaaattcctccgtgatttatggaattttggtattatatatacatatataaattatgtattgaagagtaccaatataaattctataatctatttcatatcaaaaattatctctctaattatacaagatggatcccgtatctagttcaaattccttaaactccgacagctattccgatatggatattcacctgaattctgaagacagtgtaaccggaatggatcaaccaatcagccatcacctattctggatgaattgaggatgggttcgtagcctacataattattggagacaagaagaaggcaatcccttccatccaccacattgccctcttggcgaagaacctgaagcacttaccggcgaacctgttcgagacaccattttctctctcatttccagagtatctcgtcacgataatatactatctcaaattctgaatcttattcatccgctcgtccgaaccgacaatcatcccggtgtagtagaagaagtcaacgagcttcgcgctcgggtagtggctttggagaatatagtgcgaaggttacaaacaccagtagcagcaccagcagcataaccagtatcaccatcatcaacaccaacaggatcattaccaccaccaacaaccacatctgcatcacacgcctcaacatcacaaactgtacctcggatatcaacatcatacgcactatagataccaaggagtatcaacaacaacaaacgatgaagtatggattcataacttcatcggagaaacattctgcagtgattatgtaatctctaaagtcatagagattatctattctagccttaaccataaattagatagagtagaaaccctgatcggaatggtgtatgatttacaagctaaacTCGTTATACCACAACATCAACAACACCgtcagcctcaccagcacagtcagtgctatcaacattgtcagaatcagcagcacctctaacatcataagctccgtcagttcaagaaagcaccgtggaaaaTCATTACGAGTCAATAATGCATATAttgtattaacgagttatgaaatattaactcattccttctgaagaatttatatgtatatcttatatatataaatttttaaaactataataaatctttctatactaagctattatgtatggaacttaactactcagttaatttatagtaataatatgctatgatgtacattcttcgttagcaacttaatcatcgttaactacaatctttgtgtgacgacccggaaatttccgaccaaatttaaactttaatctttatattattccgacacgataagcaaagtttgttaagttaaatctcaagaattttaaactgtgttcatacattcattataacctcgaccaaattctgacgattcacgaaccgttatatataaatagatatgttatgtatatacatattataacttgagaatattaataaagtattaaacgtataatactttacacgaacgtatttgtttcaatatgattttccacgaaattaaaaaatatatatattaaatgattgaattatcagaaacattgaattatgattacaagtctctgttgagaggtccactatgatttgagaaaatctattcctcttaacgatattcagaataatttgtaaagctatttataaataaaaacaaaaagtgtcatttacgaaagttagacaaaagttagtg
This window of the Rutidosis leptorrhynchoides isolate AG116_Rl617_1_P2 chromosome 7, CSIRO_AGI_Rlap_v1, whole genome shotgun sequence genome carries:
- the LOC139858732 gene encoding uncharacterized protein isoform X1 — encoded protein: MVLFPSWVPNKLKRLLFFTGGPINMNIQEVVHFGKRLKRERVAVDVFNFYVQKEGCEDSKRKLNAFVAAVNNNNNSHIQHFQAEPCTRFSYILSSTPEIFPLASREEGEIPGIKEWKGKSRIIAAARARIFEARERANSKPLENVSNSKPLENVSNRFKLLSLNNEKVKLGKGKMFDV